Proteins co-encoded in one Coregonus clupeaformis isolate EN_2021a chromosome 17, ASM2061545v1, whole genome shotgun sequence genomic window:
- the LOC121543236 gene encoding tyrosine-protein phosphatase non-receptor type 3-like isoform X3 yields MPKPDLLCLVQLLDNTIQTFTVNKQDAGEVLLEQVCNQLGLQERHFFSLQLRDSNTTIVAQTHSPRWLEANKPLKKQLKGVVSPFYLTLRVRFFISDPNSLQHDQTRHMYFLQIRSDIREGRLKCPLSAAVVLASYAVQSELGDYSPDLLPGYLSKSHFLPEQDDDFLSRVEALYPGHRGLKQSEAELCFLNTARTLELYGVELHTAMDSNSSPLLVGLASGGVAIFCNMICSSFFPWVNIIKISFKRKRFLMQLRRKHGETQDCVVSLVLPCHRACKSLWRSCVDHHCFFHSNKATRSPHYANLATQIHNKLLSQHWALGNTKTDSGPVCKKVMGGMEWNPVLRGSTSSEHLETKSLPSRSPPLTPNWRSPRVRHGARKPRPSSVELNNDLRDVSEGEDVFYTYRVSLSSSRGIQEGTPTHSQGGGLSQVDDISTGEDDIEATSHYRDKRALGDGDLLLVRLAPDHNGKFGFNVKGGVDQKMPLAISQVNPDSPAGRVEPRLLEGDQVVLINGRDISEHTHDQVVMFIRASRESHSRELALLIRRKGPGRVAPLLQFPSALSLTGQSHSDPLLLPGQSERGQTLEESMKQLERGIQTGTLTFHFENLYMRKPDLSVACARLPENTDKNRYKDVLPYDISRVVLQDQEDYINASHIMVVPPGSGVCLRYIAAQGPLPQTCTHFWQSVWEQRTHTIIMLTTLTERGRTKCHQYWPHPPEVVDYGYLRVSCHSEECNLAYVTRQFTLTHTQLGKERSVTHLQYVAWPDHGVPDDPSDFLLFITSVRERRTGDTPLMVHCSAGIGRTGVLITMETALTLLESGRPVFPLDIIRTLRDQRAMMIQTTCQFRFMCEAILRVYRGEHSAAPPSARLTDH; encoded by the exons ATGCCCAAGCCTGATCTACTCTGTTTGGTTCAACTACTGGACAACACTATCCAGACCTTTACAGTCAAT AAGCAGGATGCAGGGGAGGTTCTGCTGGAGCAGGTGTGTAACCAGCTGGGTCTGCAGGAGAGACATTTCTTCAGTCTGCAGCTACGAGACTCCAACACCACCATTGTTGCTCAAACACACTCTCCT AGGTGGCTAGAGGCCAACAAACCACTGAAGAAGCAGCTGAAAG GAGTTGTCTCTCCCTTCTACCTGACCCTCCGAGTCCGATTCTTCATCTCAGACCCCAACTCTCTACAGCATGACCAGACCAG GCATATGTACTTCCTCCAGATCAGGAGTGACATCAGAGAGGGCAG GTTGAAGTGTCCTCTGAGTGCAGCTGTAGTACTGGCCTCCTACGCTGTGCAGT ctgAGCTTGGTGACTACTCCCCAGACCTTCTCCCTGGTTACCTGTCCAAAAGCCATTTCCTCCCGGAGCAGGACGATGACTTCCTGTCTAGAGTGGAGGCTCTGTACCCAGGGCACAG GGGGCTGaagcagagtgaagcagagctGTGTTTTCTCAATACAGCAAGAACACTGGAGCTGTATGGAGTGGAGCTACACACTGCCATG GACTCCAACAGTTCCCCTCTATTGGTGGGATTGGCCTCAGGGGGCGTGGCTATCTTCTGTAACATGATTTGCTCCAGCTTCTTCCCCTG GGTGAACATCATCAAGATATCCTTCAAGAGGAAACGCTTCCTTATGCAGCTCCGACGCAAACAT GGGGAGACGCAGGACTGTGTGGTGAGCCTGGTCCTGCCCTGTCACAGGGCATGTAAGAGCCTGTGGAGGTCATGTGTGGACCATCACTGCTTCTTCCACTCCAACAAGGCAACCCGTAGCCCACACTACGCCAACCTGGCAACCCAGATACACAACAAGCTGCTCTCACAACACTGGGCCTTGGGCAACACTAAAACAGACag TGGTCCAGTGTGTAAGAAAGTGATGGGTGGGATGGAGTGGAACCCGGTTCTGAGGGGGTCTACCTCGTCAGAACACCTGGAGACCAAGAGCCTGCCATCCCGATCCCCCCCGCTCACACCCAACTG GCGGAGTCCTCGTGTGCGTCATGGCGCCCGTAAACCCCGCCCCTCCTCAGTGGAGCTGAACAATGACCTGCGAGACGTCTCAGAGGGGGAGGACGTCTTTTACACCTACAGGGTCTCCCTCAGCAGCAGCAGGGGCATCCAGGAGGGCACGCCTACacacag CCAAGGGGGCGGATTGTCGCAAGTTGATGATATCAGCACAGGAGAGGACGACATTGAGGCCACCTCTCACTACCGGGACAAG cgtGCTCTGGGGGATGGAGACCTGCTATTGGTGCGTCTCGCACCTGATCACAACGGAAAGTTTGGTTTCAATGTCAAA GGTGGCGTGGACCAGAAGATGCCTCTGGCCATATCCCAAGTCAACCCTGACTCCCCT GCGGGGCGGGTTGAGCCAAGGTTGTTGGAAGGGGACCAGGTCGTGTTGATCAACGGTCGCGACATCTCTGAACACACGCATGACCAGGTTGTCATGTTCATAAGAGCCAGCAGAGAGTCCCACTCCAGAGAACTGGCTCTGCTCATACGACGCAAAG gtCCAGGCCGTGTGGCCCCCCTGCTGCAGTTTCCCTCTGCCCTGTCTCTGACTGGCCAATCACACAGTGATCCACTGCTTCTGCCTGGCCAATCAGAACGAGGCCAGACACTTGAAGAGTCCATGAAACAACTGGAGAGGGGAATCCAGACAGGCACTCTCACCTTCCACTTCGAG AACCTGTACATGAGGAAGCCTGACCTATCAGTAGCCTGCGCTCGTCTCCCAgagaacacagacaagaacagaTACAAGGACGTGCTGCCCT ATGACATCTCCAGAGTGGTACTTCAGGACCAAGAGGACTACATCAATGCAAGCCACATAATG GTGGTGCCCCCAGGGTCTGGTGTGTGTCTGCGCTACATTGCAGCTCAAGGACCGCTGCCTCAGACCTGCACTCACTTCTGGCAGAGTGTGTGGGAGCAACGCACACACACCATCATCATGCTCACCACACTCACCGAGAGAGGACGG actaAGTGCCACCAGTACTGGCCACACCCTCCTGAAGTGGTTGATTATGGGTACCTGAGAGTCAGCTGCCACTCCGAGGAATGCAACCTGGCCTACGTCACACGCCAgttcaccctcacacacacacag CTGGGAAAGGAGCGTTCGGTGACCCACCTGCAGTATGTAGCATGGCCAGACCATGGTGTACCTGATGACCCCTCAGACTTCCTGCTGTTCATCAcctctgttagggagaggaggacaggagacacGCCACTTATGGTGCACTGcag CGCTGGGATTGGGCGTACAGGTGTTCTCATTACCATGGAGACGGCGTTGACGCTGTTGGAGAGCGGACGACCTGTGTTCCCTCTGGACATCATCAGGACGCTCCGAGACCAGAGGGCCATGATGATCCAGACCACG TGTCAGTTCCGGTTTATGTGTGAGGCCATCCTGCGTGTCTACAGAGGAGAGCATTCTGCAGCACCACCCTCAGCACGGCTAACGGACCACTAA
- the LOC121543236 gene encoding tyrosine-protein phosphatase non-receptor type 3-like isoform X2, which translates to MPKPDLLCLVQLLDNTIQTFTVNQDAGEVLLEQVCNQLGLQERHFFSLQLRDSNTTIVAQTHSPRWLEANKPLKKQLKGVVSPFYLTLRVRFFISDPNSLQHDQTRHMYFLQIRSDIREGRLKCPLSAAVVLASYAVQSELGDYSPDLLPGYLSKSHFLPEQDDDFLSRVEALYPGHRGLKQSEAELCFLNTARTLELYGVELHTAMDSNSSPLLVGLASGGVAIFCNMICSSFFPWVNIIKISFKRKRFLMQLRRKHGETQDCVVSLVLPCHRACKSLWRSCVDHHCFFHSNKATRSPHYANLATQIHNKLLSQHWALGNTKTDSGPVCKKVMGGMEWNPVLRGSTSSEHLETKSLPSRSPPLTPNWRSPRVRHGARKPRPSSVELNNDLRDVSEGEDVFYTYRVSLSSSRGIQEGTPTHSVSGTHSQGGGLSQVDDISTGEDDIEATSHYRDKRALGDGDLLLVRLAPDHNGKFGFNVKGGVDQKMPLAISQVNPDSPAGRVEPRLLEGDQVVLINGRDISEHTHDQVVMFIRASRESHSRELALLIRRKGPGRVAPLLQFPSALSLTGQSHSDPLLLPGQSERGQTLEESMKQLERGIQTGTLTFHFENLYMRKPDLSVACARLPENTDKNRYKDVLPYDISRVVLQDQEDYINASHIMVVPPGSGVCLRYIAAQGPLPQTCTHFWQSVWEQRTHTIIMLTTLTERGRTKCHQYWPHPPEVVDYGYLRVSCHSEECNLAYVTRQFTLTHTQLGKERSVTHLQYVAWPDHGVPDDPSDFLLFITSVRERRTGDTPLMVHCSAGIGRTGVLITMETALTLLESGRPVFPLDIIRTLRDQRAMMIQTTCQFRFMCEAILRVYRGEHSAAPPSARLTDH; encoded by the exons ATGCCCAAGCCTGATCTACTCTGTTTGGTTCAACTACTGGACAACACTATCCAGACCTTTACAGTCAAT CAGGATGCAGGGGAGGTTCTGCTGGAGCAGGTGTGTAACCAGCTGGGTCTGCAGGAGAGACATTTCTTCAGTCTGCAGCTACGAGACTCCAACACCACCATTGTTGCTCAAACACACTCTCCT AGGTGGCTAGAGGCCAACAAACCACTGAAGAAGCAGCTGAAAG GAGTTGTCTCTCCCTTCTACCTGACCCTCCGAGTCCGATTCTTCATCTCAGACCCCAACTCTCTACAGCATGACCAGACCAG GCATATGTACTTCCTCCAGATCAGGAGTGACATCAGAGAGGGCAG GTTGAAGTGTCCTCTGAGTGCAGCTGTAGTACTGGCCTCCTACGCTGTGCAGT ctgAGCTTGGTGACTACTCCCCAGACCTTCTCCCTGGTTACCTGTCCAAAAGCCATTTCCTCCCGGAGCAGGACGATGACTTCCTGTCTAGAGTGGAGGCTCTGTACCCAGGGCACAG GGGGCTGaagcagagtgaagcagagctGTGTTTTCTCAATACAGCAAGAACACTGGAGCTGTATGGAGTGGAGCTACACACTGCCATG GACTCCAACAGTTCCCCTCTATTGGTGGGATTGGCCTCAGGGGGCGTGGCTATCTTCTGTAACATGATTTGCTCCAGCTTCTTCCCCTG GGTGAACATCATCAAGATATCCTTCAAGAGGAAACGCTTCCTTATGCAGCTCCGACGCAAACAT GGGGAGACGCAGGACTGTGTGGTGAGCCTGGTCCTGCCCTGTCACAGGGCATGTAAGAGCCTGTGGAGGTCATGTGTGGACCATCACTGCTTCTTCCACTCCAACAAGGCAACCCGTAGCCCACACTACGCCAACCTGGCAACCCAGATACACAACAAGCTGCTCTCACAACACTGGGCCTTGGGCAACACTAAAACAGACag TGGTCCAGTGTGTAAGAAAGTGATGGGTGGGATGGAGTGGAACCCGGTTCTGAGGGGGTCTACCTCGTCAGAACACCTGGAGACCAAGAGCCTGCCATCCCGATCCCCCCCGCTCACACCCAACTG GCGGAGTCCTCGTGTGCGTCATGGCGCCCGTAAACCCCGCCCCTCCTCAGTGGAGCTGAACAATGACCTGCGAGACGTCTCAGAGGGGGAGGACGTCTTTTACACCTACAGGGTCTCCCTCAGCAGCAGCAGGGGCATCCAGGAGGGCACGCCTACacacag TGTTTCTGGTACACACAGCCAAGGGGGCGGATTGTCGCAAGTTGATGATATCAGCACAGGAGAGGACGACATTGAGGCCACCTCTCACTACCGGGACAAG cgtGCTCTGGGGGATGGAGACCTGCTATTGGTGCGTCTCGCACCTGATCACAACGGAAAGTTTGGTTTCAATGTCAAA GGTGGCGTGGACCAGAAGATGCCTCTGGCCATATCCCAAGTCAACCCTGACTCCCCT GCGGGGCGGGTTGAGCCAAGGTTGTTGGAAGGGGACCAGGTCGTGTTGATCAACGGTCGCGACATCTCTGAACACACGCATGACCAGGTTGTCATGTTCATAAGAGCCAGCAGAGAGTCCCACTCCAGAGAACTGGCTCTGCTCATACGACGCAAAG gtCCAGGCCGTGTGGCCCCCCTGCTGCAGTTTCCCTCTGCCCTGTCTCTGACTGGCCAATCACACAGTGATCCACTGCTTCTGCCTGGCCAATCAGAACGAGGCCAGACACTTGAAGAGTCCATGAAACAACTGGAGAGGGGAATCCAGACAGGCACTCTCACCTTCCACTTCGAG AACCTGTACATGAGGAAGCCTGACCTATCAGTAGCCTGCGCTCGTCTCCCAgagaacacagacaagaacagaTACAAGGACGTGCTGCCCT ATGACATCTCCAGAGTGGTACTTCAGGACCAAGAGGACTACATCAATGCAAGCCACATAATG GTGGTGCCCCCAGGGTCTGGTGTGTGTCTGCGCTACATTGCAGCTCAAGGACCGCTGCCTCAGACCTGCACTCACTTCTGGCAGAGTGTGTGGGAGCAACGCACACACACCATCATCATGCTCACCACACTCACCGAGAGAGGACGG actaAGTGCCACCAGTACTGGCCACACCCTCCTGAAGTGGTTGATTATGGGTACCTGAGAGTCAGCTGCCACTCCGAGGAATGCAACCTGGCCTACGTCACACGCCAgttcaccctcacacacacacag CTGGGAAAGGAGCGTTCGGTGACCCACCTGCAGTATGTAGCATGGCCAGACCATGGTGTACCTGATGACCCCTCAGACTTCCTGCTGTTCATCAcctctgttagggagaggaggacaggagacacGCCACTTATGGTGCACTGcag CGCTGGGATTGGGCGTACAGGTGTTCTCATTACCATGGAGACGGCGTTGACGCTGTTGGAGAGCGGACGACCTGTGTTCCCTCTGGACATCATCAGGACGCTCCGAGACCAGAGGGCCATGATGATCCAGACCACG TGTCAGTTCCGGTTTATGTGTGAGGCCATCCTGCGTGTCTACAGAGGAGAGCATTCTGCAGCACCACCCTCAGCACGGCTAACGGACCACTAA
- the LOC121543236 gene encoding tyrosine-protein phosphatase non-receptor type 3-like isoform X1 → MPKPDLLCLVQLLDNTIQTFTVNKQDAGEVLLEQVCNQLGLQERHFFSLQLRDSNTTIVAQTHSPRWLEANKPLKKQLKGVVSPFYLTLRVRFFISDPNSLQHDQTRHMYFLQIRSDIREGRLKCPLSAAVVLASYAVQSELGDYSPDLLPGYLSKSHFLPEQDDDFLSRVEALYPGHRGLKQSEAELCFLNTARTLELYGVELHTAMDSNSSPLLVGLASGGVAIFCNMICSSFFPWVNIIKISFKRKRFLMQLRRKHGETQDCVVSLVLPCHRACKSLWRSCVDHHCFFHSNKATRSPHYANLATQIHNKLLSQHWALGNTKTDSGPVCKKVMGGMEWNPVLRGSTSSEHLETKSLPSRSPPLTPNWRSPRVRHGARKPRPSSVELNNDLRDVSEGEDVFYTYRVSLSSSRGIQEGTPTHSVSGTHSQGGGLSQVDDISTGEDDIEATSHYRDKRALGDGDLLLVRLAPDHNGKFGFNVKGGVDQKMPLAISQVNPDSPAGRVEPRLLEGDQVVLINGRDISEHTHDQVVMFIRASRESHSRELALLIRRKGPGRVAPLLQFPSALSLTGQSHSDPLLLPGQSERGQTLEESMKQLERGIQTGTLTFHFENLYMRKPDLSVACARLPENTDKNRYKDVLPYDISRVVLQDQEDYINASHIMVVPPGSGVCLRYIAAQGPLPQTCTHFWQSVWEQRTHTIIMLTTLTERGRTKCHQYWPHPPEVVDYGYLRVSCHSEECNLAYVTRQFTLTHTQLGKERSVTHLQYVAWPDHGVPDDPSDFLLFITSVRERRTGDTPLMVHCSAGIGRTGVLITMETALTLLESGRPVFPLDIIRTLRDQRAMMIQTTCQFRFMCEAILRVYRGEHSAAPPSARLTDH, encoded by the exons ATGCCCAAGCCTGATCTACTCTGTTTGGTTCAACTACTGGACAACACTATCCAGACCTTTACAGTCAAT AAGCAGGATGCAGGGGAGGTTCTGCTGGAGCAGGTGTGTAACCAGCTGGGTCTGCAGGAGAGACATTTCTTCAGTCTGCAGCTACGAGACTCCAACACCACCATTGTTGCTCAAACACACTCTCCT AGGTGGCTAGAGGCCAACAAACCACTGAAGAAGCAGCTGAAAG GAGTTGTCTCTCCCTTCTACCTGACCCTCCGAGTCCGATTCTTCATCTCAGACCCCAACTCTCTACAGCATGACCAGACCAG GCATATGTACTTCCTCCAGATCAGGAGTGACATCAGAGAGGGCAG GTTGAAGTGTCCTCTGAGTGCAGCTGTAGTACTGGCCTCCTACGCTGTGCAGT ctgAGCTTGGTGACTACTCCCCAGACCTTCTCCCTGGTTACCTGTCCAAAAGCCATTTCCTCCCGGAGCAGGACGATGACTTCCTGTCTAGAGTGGAGGCTCTGTACCCAGGGCACAG GGGGCTGaagcagagtgaagcagagctGTGTTTTCTCAATACAGCAAGAACACTGGAGCTGTATGGAGTGGAGCTACACACTGCCATG GACTCCAACAGTTCCCCTCTATTGGTGGGATTGGCCTCAGGGGGCGTGGCTATCTTCTGTAACATGATTTGCTCCAGCTTCTTCCCCTG GGTGAACATCATCAAGATATCCTTCAAGAGGAAACGCTTCCTTATGCAGCTCCGACGCAAACAT GGGGAGACGCAGGACTGTGTGGTGAGCCTGGTCCTGCCCTGTCACAGGGCATGTAAGAGCCTGTGGAGGTCATGTGTGGACCATCACTGCTTCTTCCACTCCAACAAGGCAACCCGTAGCCCACACTACGCCAACCTGGCAACCCAGATACACAACAAGCTGCTCTCACAACACTGGGCCTTGGGCAACACTAAAACAGACag TGGTCCAGTGTGTAAGAAAGTGATGGGTGGGATGGAGTGGAACCCGGTTCTGAGGGGGTCTACCTCGTCAGAACACCTGGAGACCAAGAGCCTGCCATCCCGATCCCCCCCGCTCACACCCAACTG GCGGAGTCCTCGTGTGCGTCATGGCGCCCGTAAACCCCGCCCCTCCTCAGTGGAGCTGAACAATGACCTGCGAGACGTCTCAGAGGGGGAGGACGTCTTTTACACCTACAGGGTCTCCCTCAGCAGCAGCAGGGGCATCCAGGAGGGCACGCCTACacacag TGTTTCTGGTACACACAGCCAAGGGGGCGGATTGTCGCAAGTTGATGATATCAGCACAGGAGAGGACGACATTGAGGCCACCTCTCACTACCGGGACAAG cgtGCTCTGGGGGATGGAGACCTGCTATTGGTGCGTCTCGCACCTGATCACAACGGAAAGTTTGGTTTCAATGTCAAA GGTGGCGTGGACCAGAAGATGCCTCTGGCCATATCCCAAGTCAACCCTGACTCCCCT GCGGGGCGGGTTGAGCCAAGGTTGTTGGAAGGGGACCAGGTCGTGTTGATCAACGGTCGCGACATCTCTGAACACACGCATGACCAGGTTGTCATGTTCATAAGAGCCAGCAGAGAGTCCCACTCCAGAGAACTGGCTCTGCTCATACGACGCAAAG gtCCAGGCCGTGTGGCCCCCCTGCTGCAGTTTCCCTCTGCCCTGTCTCTGACTGGCCAATCACACAGTGATCCACTGCTTCTGCCTGGCCAATCAGAACGAGGCCAGACACTTGAAGAGTCCATGAAACAACTGGAGAGGGGAATCCAGACAGGCACTCTCACCTTCCACTTCGAG AACCTGTACATGAGGAAGCCTGACCTATCAGTAGCCTGCGCTCGTCTCCCAgagaacacagacaagaacagaTACAAGGACGTGCTGCCCT ATGACATCTCCAGAGTGGTACTTCAGGACCAAGAGGACTACATCAATGCAAGCCACATAATG GTGGTGCCCCCAGGGTCTGGTGTGTGTCTGCGCTACATTGCAGCTCAAGGACCGCTGCCTCAGACCTGCACTCACTTCTGGCAGAGTGTGTGGGAGCAACGCACACACACCATCATCATGCTCACCACACTCACCGAGAGAGGACGG actaAGTGCCACCAGTACTGGCCACACCCTCCTGAAGTGGTTGATTATGGGTACCTGAGAGTCAGCTGCCACTCCGAGGAATGCAACCTGGCCTACGTCACACGCCAgttcaccctcacacacacacag CTGGGAAAGGAGCGTTCGGTGACCCACCTGCAGTATGTAGCATGGCCAGACCATGGTGTACCTGATGACCCCTCAGACTTCCTGCTGTTCATCAcctctgttagggagaggaggacaggagacacGCCACTTATGGTGCACTGcag CGCTGGGATTGGGCGTACAGGTGTTCTCATTACCATGGAGACGGCGTTGACGCTGTTGGAGAGCGGACGACCTGTGTTCCCTCTGGACATCATCAGGACGCTCCGAGACCAGAGGGCCATGATGATCCAGACCACG TGTCAGTTCCGGTTTATGTGTGAGGCCATCCTGCGTGTCTACAGAGGAGAGCATTCTGCAGCACCACCCTCAGCACGGCTAACGGACCACTAA